The DNA sequence GGCTCATGATCGAAAGATGTTTGATTGCGCCCCCTCCCGGAGTTAAGAGGCTTTAGATAAAACTGTCTCCCGCAATCTGAATCATTGTTATATTTTGGGGCAGGCTTGATCTTCAGTAGATGCAAGTGCAGTAGTGTGTATGAATTTTAACAGCAAGGAAGCTATCAGTGGTCAAATTCCGTCATCATGGCGCAGTAACTGGCGTCACCGGCTCGTGTCACGAGCTGGTTCTTGATTCTCAGAGCAGTGTTCTTATCGATTGTGGCCTATTTCAGGGGGCAGAGTCGGCGGGGCGTGAGCTTGGTGAGAAGCAAATCGATTTTCCTCTCGATACCTTAAAGGCACTGTTTGTAACTCATTGCCACATTGATCATATTGGCCGCATTCCCTGGTTGTTGGCGGCAGGTTTTACCGGGCCGGTTTTTGCCTCGGAGGCAACGGTTCAGTTGCTGCCTTTGGTAATTGAGGATGCCCTGAAGGTTGGAGTTACCCGCAACGACAAGCTGATTAAGGCTGTCTTGTCTCGACTGAAGCGGCAGTTGGTTCCGGTTCCATATGGCGAGTGGGGGCAGTGTGAGGTGGTGCCGGGGTTGCGGTATCGCTTTAATCGGGCGGGGCATATTCTGGGGTCGGCGTATATCGAATTTGAATGGGAGCGGGAGCGTATTGTGTTCTCCGGTGATCTCGGGCCTCCCTATACGCCGTTACTGCCTTCTCCAAAGTCGCCCTGGCGAGCGGATTATCTGGTGATTGAGAGCACTTATGGAGATCGCTTGCATGAACAGCGCCGGGAGCGGCGGCGTAATCTTGAGCGGGTGGTTCGTCGCTGCCTGAAGGATGCGGGTACGGTATTGATTCCGGCGTTCAGTATTGGTCGAACCCAAGAGCTGTTGTATGAGCTGGAGGATATTCTGGGTGATGCAACCGATGATTTGGCTCAGCTCGATATCATTGTGGATTCGCCGTTGGCGGCAAAGTTTACCAGGCACTACAGGCGTCTGAGTCAATTGTGGGATGAGGAGGCAAGAAGGCGTCTTTCGCAGGGGCGTCATCCTTTGTCGTTTGATCAGCTGATCACAATAGATACCCACAGTCAGCACCAGAAGCTGGTGAATCACCTGGCGCACTCCGGTCGGCCAGCGGTAGTTATTGCGGCCAGTGGCATGTGTGCTGGTGGTCGAATCGTCAATTACCTGAAGGCGCTGTTGCCTGACTCCAGAACCGATGTGTTGTTTGTTGGGTATCAGGCGGTAGGGACGCCGGGTCGCGACATTCAGAAATACGGCCCATCGGGCGGCTATGTGGAGCTTGATGGTGAGCGAATTGATATTCGTGCCGGAGTGCATACCCTCAGTGGCTATTCCGCTCATGCGGACCAGAAGGATCTGGTGAATTTTGTGAAGCGCATTCGCCGCAAGCCGAAGCAGGTGAGGGTGGTTCACGGGAGTGATGAGGCTAAACAGGAGTTGGCGAGGTTGTTGGTGCCGGTATTGGAGGGTGGGGAGGTTGTGATTCCCGCCGCGTAGGGTGCGCTGTGCGCACTGCAAGTTTGTTTGCCAGGGGGGGAATGGTGCGC is a window from the Porticoccaceae bacterium LTM1 genome containing:
- a CDS encoding MBL fold metallo-hydrolase, with the protein product MVKFRHHGAVTGVTGSCHELVLDSQSSVLIDCGLFQGAESAGRELGEKQIDFPLDTLKALFVTHCHIDHIGRIPWLLAAGFTGPVFASEATVQLLPLVIEDALKVGVTRNDKLIKAVLSRLKRQLVPVPYGEWGQCEVVPGLRYRFNRAGHILGSAYIEFEWERERIVFSGDLGPPYTPLLPSPKSPWRADYLVIESTYGDRLHEQRRERRRNLERVVRRCLKDAGTVLIPAFSIGRTQELLYELEDILGDATDDLAQLDIIVDSPLAAKFTRHYRRLSQLWDEEARRRLSQGRHPLSFDQLITIDTHSQHQKLVNHLAHSGRPAVVIAASGMCAGGRIVNYLKALLPDSRTDVLFVGYQAVGTPGRDIQKYGPSGGYVELDGERIDIRAGVHTLSGYSAHADQKDLVNFVKRIRRKPKQVRVVHGSDEAKQELARLLVPVLEGGEVVIPAA